The Malus domestica chromosome 08, GDT2T_hap1 genomic interval agaTCTGGACCGTTGATTTCTAGAATCTGAAAAGAATCATCATGCTGACACGAAACAAGTTGGTTGTTTGGTGGCCACCTGAATCTGGaagggttttcagttttttttctttttttttttttgacaaacaatAATGTTAATGggttaaattgttaattgttagggttttgggttCTTTGGTTAGAAGACGAAAAATTTGTTAGAATGAAGCTTACGAAAACATCGATTAGGCAAAGGCAATTGCTTACTTAGTAGTTATGTCtgattcttttcttttattcaaTAGTGTAATTTGAGCTTAAGACTTCTCaaaatatttatactaagaGCTAGTTCAAAATGTTTTACAATTTTCATATATTATGCTGTCAAATTGCTCAAATTTATTGTTTATTTACGTTTCTATGTTATGTTTTCAGATTACTTAAAGTTATTGTTTATGTCAAACTATGTTTTAGGGTATGGCCTTGATAAATAAAGTTTGTCAAAATAGCATATCAAAACAGAATGACATGTTAAATTCTAAAATGAGATTATCAATATGTTCGTTTTGACACGAACACGAAACGATCAGTCAATCCGAACGCATACGTACTTAATGTGTGACATGATTAAACTGTTTAATACTCATAAGTACAAAATGGCATGTAAAATCAAAGATGAAATTAGATGCAAGATTATTTGGGGCCACATATTTATATAGGTTACCTAATAGAATTGTTATAGTGAATTATTGGTCCTTATATGTGTAATGGAAGGTCTAATTAATTTATTCAACCATTTTCACTATAAGGCTATATTTGATGATGTCCTTCTATAGACTTGGCTCTTCTTATTTGATAGGTCCTTGTCAATAGTAATTTGACATGCTTTCAAGTAGTGAGGAGCTAGAACtatgaataataataataatttttttaaatggtgATGCGAAGTCCACACAACCTAGCCTTTTAGAGTTCCTTAGGTGAGCTGAATGAGATTGAGCCTTAGAGATAGGATTAGATTGGCAGACGCTTGTAAAACAAAACTTGTAACTCAAATACAAGGATAGGTTATATAACCCACTTTATTTTGGATTTATAACTCATCATGTTCAGTCATGTCTATCTCACATTTTGACACACCAAACAATAGACGAAACTCAAGTCCATTTTAATTGATCACAACATATCTCATCTGGCCCACCAAACCGGACCTTACATCATACTCTTTAATCACAACACTAGCTAGTGCATATCATTAGTAGTATGATATTGCTTTAAACGATACTAGCATCGGTCATTCATATGTTTGTAACGGCTGTAAGTCATCAATGCATTATGAATGGGCCACAATTTTTTACGGATGTGTAAGTGACTAATATATTAAAGACAAGTGTGTTAAAGATATTCTTATAGATGGGCTAAGTGTAATGCAGTCAAAAAACCAACAAAAGATCACACTATGTAATCTTCCATCTTTATGTGCAAaacatataaattaaattaaattaatgccTTGAAGGCAAAGCATACAGCTAGGGTTGAATGGTTTGTTTAGGTAAATAGAGTGGATCTCTAAGGACTTTTTTTAAGTGTGGAAAAGCAATGAGGGAAGCTTGATTTGGGCAAGCACCGACCTAAAGAATAAGTGTAGTAATATCCACAAACCTCTTTTATTTCTCACAAGTTTCTCTCAATTTTCAACCGTCgtaatgaataaattgaaaaagatcaatgcCAAAAAATTATTAAGTATGTGTACAACGTAAAAGtaagtgtgtgaatatcacttTCTAAAGACATGGATGCTTTGCATGCCTTGCTTAAATGCCTTGCTTAAAAGGAGGGTTTTCTCCTCcactttcttttgagttttccttttttttaaagaaattagCTTTGGATTTTGCTTTTTCATGgctttatttactcttatttAAGACCAGGTAATACCTAACTTTTTTTCAAGGCGAATCAGAAAAGCCCCCACGTCAGAATCACCACGAAAAAGTAGTCTAAATTCTTGCAAATATGAAAATGACCAAGTggccaaaaagaaaaacatcacAAGTTTTCGAATGGtttaattgtagcaatagtctgTGAATTTTATCTCCAGTTTAActtagtttttgaatttttatgttAGTTTCTCTAGTTTTTCGAATTTAACAATGTTTTGTACCTTTGGTGATTTTCACGAATGCTCTTTTTTTCCCATTAAATCTAGGGATATAAAAGGAACTTCAACTTAAaacttcacaaaaaaaaaagaaggctaaaaaatgaaaatttatacATTAATatctaaaagttaaaacaaaatgacattagaactATAAAATAAAGAATTAAAATGGTTAGATTTTAGCAACTTGTAAATATTAGACAATGTGATTTCGAAGTTGGTAGGAGATCGAACTGTGGCTGAacttaaacaattaaaaaaaatcacaaattagACTATGGAAAAAAATCTGGttcatttaggtttttttttttctttttcctttctcatttctcattttttaatttattttttgtgatgTGGGATGAAGTTACTAATATACTCGTAAATTTAACCAAAAGATAGATGACGTtagtgaaaatgacaaattgTCACATTGTTAAGTTCAAGGACTAAAGAAATTAATATGAGAATTTAGGGACTAAAATTAAACTAAGGGTAAAATTCagagaccattgctacaattaatTTCTTTAATGAAAGTGAAATATTAGACTAAATTTTCTATACCAAAAATGTGACAGCCCCTCCCGAAATATATTTTATCGATGGTGTGAATTGACTAAACTACCCTTAAATGTTGAGTTGTGTTGCGTGGAATGAGCTTAGTATTTGGACCAATTAAATCCATTTCCTGAGTTTTTGGGACCCAATAGgaaacttaaaatttgttttagtgttttgtgGTTTGTGGGGTGACAaatctggaccacacacaccaaccaatcccgttgactctctctttctctccccttcTCGATTTCCTTCCATTGTCCGTACAATACGTACGGTCAACCTCCCAACTAGCTTAATCACTAATAGATCGAGCTAGATGAGGACGTTTTTGAACTCCTTGCAAGCTTAGGAGCAGAGTCATACCTTTTGTTTGAGGAAGGGACCTGTAGAAATCGATATATCCGAACTCCGGCGAGGGGTGATTTTTCCTCCGACGTGATTGCGAaggttttaagttgttttgagacCTAAGAAGGTattattcttgcttttctagcaCGTTGGATCAATTTTGGAGTGGTTTTGACGTAAGAACACTCGGGTTTATATAGTTGCAAGGTTTTGCCGGTTTCCTCGagtttttccggcgagtttttgTTGAATTTAGGTCCCCCAAagtggtaagaatgtgttctactcgttgtaagctttagtttggtacaaatttcatcgaatttggttaagtatTGGATGAGATATTGAAGTTTAAAGATTTTTCCAGTTTCCAGCGATAATAGCCGCACCGACGACGGACTCCGGCGagccaaggaagaaggaggagaatattccgtcaaagttgacggaatatgctaacggcgtcaggtatcTTTAACGGTATATGCCgatttttaacagaatattccttaATGCCGTTAGGGAATTCGTCAGTGTGCCAAGCACGTGCCTAtgcgtgagggcgcgtgggtgcttggaaattttttctaaaaatatgaggtTGTTCCTGAGGTGGAGTAGGTCATGGTGGAATATTCAAATACCTCAattgagctatgtatgagaagttattacattGTTTTGTGTATGctctttaaaataacgtttatatagttgtttcgcatataggtgagacctatcttgaggatgagcgcagtcaagcaaggctcgggggttacaacccttccacatatcagtgagtgggcttttggttttcagtatatacttatatacttggtatttttcctagaaaatgtgtttaaatgaaattatgttttgaaatgctATGCCTATTGATTTATACTTAGATTATGAATTAGTATAGCAtgcataaatgtgatttgacgCTGTGGACACTCATGTAAGTACCAGGTAAGTTGTAGACTGTTtatatgtgaattgatgattatgTGAAATGTGTTGAGagttcataaacctgcaccccggtgttagtgttcccgcccgtggccagggcacagaccttcacgtgatgttcacctcccgcaccgcacactcaccttggatccaagttaggtgcacaatcatgtcgtacagaccactataggtggttccgactcatagatgacccgcgattattcgcacagtctttacgtgattgtagcattagagcgtatttatttacacccagtcctgtcgtacagaacactttaggtggttccgactcatgtgcaaACGTACTTGTTGAGTTATAAATTCAGCCATACATGCCACTTTAGGTAGATCCGGCTGATATGTTATTTCActtgagttacttattctgttattttgagatatttggcatggcCTACTTATGAATATCGTTTTCTGAGaatggttttgagatatgtgtatatatatatattctatttgctgggaaattatacaggttttacggcgaagggttagaacttttaataaatgaaatggttttgaaaagctttgtttttgcccactcacactttctgttttgcgcccctccaggttctagttaggagTGCTTattggtggcttacgaggaaTTCACAGCATCTCTGACAGATTATCACTCATGTAGGATTACCttggtgttgtataattagtattcgtcCTACTGGATtgcacttaggctacttatgctctgattgtgaACTCACACTTAATATCGCACTTGCATTTTATCTTATCTAGTGCTCTagttagtttggtttttatttattcgcatttctttatatctttattgcttccgcactgtgcacatgactatgtcaccctcacgtgacggccagcatgcctcgatctaggtcAAGGTGTATCattttggtatcagagcttaggtttGGCAGTCCTGCATATTTTGtgaatattataattattttggttTCTTCTAtcagaattatgccgcctcgtagagagccacatCCTTCAgttgagcctagtttccctgatattgctcagTTAGGTTAAGCTATAGCTAATGCTATTCAGTCTTCGCTTCGTCCTCCCCAAAGGACTCCTCTAGACACTGTATATAATTTGAAGTTGAatcatttcatgggtaatgaagggTCTGAAGAAGCAGAGAAATGGCTTAATCATCTTGAGAAGAATTTCCATTTGATGCATAGGCAGGGGAATCTTCCAGAGGATAGGTAGATTGAGACGACTACCTAGTTTTTAGGTAAGTagcctgcatcctggtggagacaagAGTCTTATCAGTTGTCACCAAAGGAAGCTGCTGATTGGGAAAATTTTAAGCAGTTATTTCAGAATAGATTCATTCCTGCAAAGTATATAGATCgcaagaaacaagagtttacaaatttgAAGCAAGGGAAGATGCCGGCTAATGAGTACTACATGAGGTTTACTAACTTATCTCGCTATCacccggaggttgctgctaatccggttgAGATGTTTCATCGCTTTAGATTGGGTactaaaaagaagtggcgttcgATTGCGACCACAATTTCCTGTGCTACTTACCAAGAGTTTTATGAGGTTCTGCTGTGAATTGAAGATTCAGAAAATATGCCTAGTGATagtgaggaggaagaaaatgatgcaaatcagaagaaaaatgataaaGGGAAAGGTCAATCATCTTTGGGACCTCACAAGACTCAGAGTTTTAAAAGATGTGGAACTAGTTCCAGTTCTTCTAGTGGAGGTATGAGCTCCACTGGTCAGaagagaggtggtagattttctggGGGTCCTCGTTTTCAGAGGCAGAGAGATTCTGGTGGCACATGTGCACCTTTTATGTTGTAGGTGTAATAATCGGCACTTTGGAGAGTGTAGGCGAGGCAGTAGCGGATGCTATACTTGTGGTCAAATGGGGCATAGGGCTATGCATTGTCCCcagaatcagcagaggccccaACAACCTTCTTTACCACCACCAGTGCCGATTCAGCAAGTTCAAGGATCTAGTAACTATGGCCAGACGGGTCGTGGATGTGCTTATCATTACCAGGGGATGTAGTTCCTTATTCTGCAGGGTAGTATCAGCACCCACATGACCCGATATCAGCAGAGTGGGTATCCTCAGTATGCTGGAGGTTATACATCATATCCTCCCTATTCAGTTGGTGGATCTCAATGGTATCCTGGAGGATAGTCCCAGAACGTAGAGGTTGCTTCCAGTAGTGCGGGATCTTCGAGGTAGCCTGGTCAGCCGAGTTAGGGGCAAGGTATGCAGGGGTGAAGTAATCAAGCTAGCAGAGGTCGTTGAGGTCGACAGCAGGCTGAGAGACTTATTCATCAAATGACATTGCAGGATGCTCAGAATAATCCTgatttgatcatgggtacgttgaatattcttggtcattttgctatagtattaattgattgtggtgctacgcattctgttatttctcatatgTTTGCTCAGTTgacgcaacctcatcctacaccttttgggtatgatttagagtttgcgaTGCCTAGAGGGGAGAGATGTTATGTTAGTTGTGTATTTCCAGGATGTCCCGTGTTAGTGGAGGAtgtagttatgccagctaatctcatcccattagatattgtggattttgatgtgattttgggcacagattggttgcattacAATCGTGCCAATATAGATTGCTACGGGAAAACAGTTACTTTTCATCGTCCTGGAGTACCTGAGGTTACTTTTGTTGGCGAGcgtagtggggtgaggcatggtgttatttcgaCCATAAGAGCTAAGAAGTTGTTAGAGAAAGGTTGttagggatatttggctcatgtagtgttgaatgataatgttcctagtagtgtggaggatgttcgaGTGGTCAGGAATTTTCCTAATGTGTTCCctgatgatttacctggattgcCGCAAAACCGAGACGTGGAGTTcattattgatttgcttccaggtacaaatcctatatctttaactccttattgaatggctcctgctgaattgagggaattgaagaTTCAATTGCAGGAATTAGTTGATAAGGGTTTTATTCAGCTTAGTACTTCACCCTGGGGAGCTCCGGGACTTTGAGgctatgtattgattataggcaattgaatcgggtaacgattaaaaaccgttatccattgctaCGTATAAacgatttatttgatcaacttcaaggtgcctgtgtgttttctaagattgatttgaggtctggttactatcaattgaagattaaaagTGAAAATGTTCCTAAGACAGCTTttaggactcgatatggtcattatgagtttcttgtgatgccatttgggttaactaatgcacctgTAGCTTTTATGAATTTGAtaaatcgagtattccagcaatatctagacaggtttgttattgttttcattgacaatattctggtatactctaagtccaAATCAGAGCATGTTCGACATcttactttggtgttgaagaaattaagggaacatcaGTTGTACGCTAAAtttagcaaatgccaattttggctggatcaagtggcatttttgggacatgtcataTATGCTCAAGGTATTCAGGTGGATTCTCAGAAAAGTGGCAGCTgttgagaattgggagcaaccacgAACCGTCACTAAGGTGagaagttttcttggtttagcaggttattatcgacggtttgttaAAGATTTTTCAGTTATTGCATTATCGCTGACGAGGTTAACTAGAAAAGATGTTaggtttgagtgggatgataattgtgagcaaagttttcaaCAGTTGAAATATTGTCTCACTTATGCACCTGTTTTGGCGCTTCTAGATGATAGTGGTAATGTTAAgatctacagtgatgcttccttgaatggtctgagatgtgtgttgatgcaacatagtagggtgattgcttatgcgtcgagacagttgaaacctcatgagatgaattatcctactcatgatcttGAGCTAGCAGCTATCGTCTTtgcttgaagatttggagacattatctttatggcaAAAAATGTAAGAACTTTAAGGATTATAaaagtcttcagtatctttttactcaaAGGGATCTTAATATTCGACAACGAAGGTGGATTGAATTGctcagtgattatgattgtaggattgagtatcaccctggtcgtgcgAATGTAGTGGCGGATGCAATTAGTAGGAAGCCTTAAGGGAGAGTTAATGCTTTGTAcgcttgtcatgttcctcttcttgcggaTTTAAGGTCCACTGGAGTAAAGTTAGGAGTGGAAAATCGAGAGGAAGCCTTaattgctaattttcaagtcaaGCCAATATTAATTGATCGAGTGCTAGAAGCTCAGATGAATAATGAAGAAACCCAGGAATTAATTTAGGCAAGGAATgatgggaaaaagaaagatctcAGAATTCGGGAGATTGACgacatgcttatgcaggagaacAGAATGTACGTGCCGAATAAtgtggaattaaagaaagaaattttggatgaagcgcaCTGTTCggcttatgcaatgcatcctggaggtactaaaatgtatcataccattcgaccattttattattggccgggtatgaaaagagaaattgttgagtatgtaagtaggtgtGCTATTTGTCAGCAGGTCAAAGCTGAAAGGAAAAAGCCACTTAGATTAATGCAGCCACTTctcgttccacagtggaaatgggaaaac includes:
- the LOC139198025 gene encoding uncharacterized protein, with translation MTLQDAQNNPDLIMGTLNILGHFAIVLIDCGATHSVISHMFAQLTQPHPTPFGYDLEFAMPRGERCYVSCVFPGCPVLVEDVVMPANLIPLDIVDFDVILGTDWLHYNRANIDCYGKTVTFHRPGVPEVTFVGERSGVRHGVISTIRAKKLLEKGC